From the genome of Eucalyptus grandis isolate ANBG69807.140 chromosome 2, ASM1654582v1, whole genome shotgun sequence, one region includes:
- the LOC104434842 gene encoding CRIB domain-containing protein RIC7, whose amino-acid sequence MTTKVKGLLKGLRYISQIFDDDGKEPEMKIGFPTDVKHVAHIGCDGASVKKNSPSWMNDFKPSSPRRSSSAPSATGDDEKDGSSDGVGKESSGGIAETQSYKSSPAPESSEIAKSSRRHNRSLSSGDAESPTKAKSEKHRLPRKSSKGSHQEREVSDASRPTEQRSVDPAPADAVPPQPPDLPKKSRRTKPKDSGTSTRSSSRPSKPQVKESCSSSAYENESPSTRNKRHGSQRSNAVEEGMGLEMV is encoded by the exons ATGACGACCAAGGTGAAGGGCCTCCTCAAGGGCCTCAGATACATTTCTCAGATATTCG ACGATGATGGGAAGGAACCGGAAATGAAGATCGGTTTTCCCACCGATGTAAAGCACGTTGCTCACATCGGTTGCGATGGTGCCTCCGTGAAGAAGAATTCACCGAGCTGG ATGAATGATTTCAAACCATCATCGCCGAGGCGGTCGTCATCCGCCCCTTCGGCCACCGGAGATGATGAGAAGGACGGTTCTTCTGACGGGGTTGGCAAAG AGTCAAGCGGAGGAATTGCCGAGACCCAGAgttacaaaagctctccggcgCCCGAATCGTCAGAAATAGCGAAGTCGTCCAGACGCCATAACCGTTCATTATCATCCGGCGATGCTGAATCACCGACCAAGGCCAAGTCGGAGAAACACCGGCTGCCGAGAAAATCTTCCAAGGGCTCTCACCAAGAACGGGAGGTATCAGACGCGAGCAGGCCTACCGAACAACGGTCTGTGGATCCTGCCCCTGCCGATGCTGTCCCGCCGCAACCGCCTGATCTGCCCAAGAAATCAAGGAGGACGAAGCCTAAGGACTCCGGCACGTCCACGAGATCGTCATCGAGGCCATCAAAACCACAAGTCAAAGAGTCATGCTCTTCTTCCGCCTATGAGAACGAGTCACCGTCCACAAGAAATAAACGACACGGTTCTCAGAGATCAAATGCAGTTGAAGAGGGGATGGGATTGGAGATGGTCTAG
- the LOC104428195 gene encoding TBC1 domain family member 15 isoform X1 gives MFGCGMILKKSDGVDLNAFYPVRPECSDDSRKTRFKVKPGKTLSARKWHAAFSEDGQLDVAKVLHRIQRGGVHPSIRGVVWEFLLGCFDPNSTFDERNQLRQQRREQYGIWKAECQKMVPLIGCGRVITSPIKNDNGQQLNADKDCNGAVSSSSLDPSTGHGGLVHNTNEKKVTNWKLILHQIGLDVVRTDRALAFYESEINRAKLWNVLAVYAWVDSDIGYVQGMNDICSPMVILLEHEADAFWCFERAMRKLRENFRCTTSSIGVQSQLRTLSTIIKTIDPQLHQHLEDLDGGEYLFAIRMLMVLFRREFSFIDALYLWELIWAMEYNPNIYSMYEDTAVAETALKVDEKLLIKQCGKFEKEKVKTGHVDHESALAVFLVASVLETKNKTLLKEAKGLEDVVKILGETTGKLDAKKACKAALKIQKKYLTKTKQS, from the exons ATGTTTGGTTGCGGGATGATTCTGAAGAAATCTGATGGGGTTGATTTGAACGCATTCTACCCGGTCAGGCCGGAGTGCAGTGATGATTCTCGCAAGACCCGTTTTAAGGTTAAG CCTGGGAAGACGCTGAGCGCGAGGAAGTGGCATGCCGCGTTTTCTGAGGATGGTCAATTGGATGTTGCCAAAGTGCTCCATCGCATCCAACGGGGG GGGGTCCATCCATCAATTAGAGGAGTTGTGTGGGAGTTCCTATTGGGATGCTTTGATCCCAACAGCACCTTTGATGAGAGAAATCAGTTGAGGCAACAAAGGAG AGAGCAGTATGGGATATGGAAAGCAGAATGTCAGAAAATGGTTCCACTGATTGGCTGCGGGAGGGTCATCACCTCACCTATCAAAAATGATAATGGCCAACAATTGAATGCTGATAAGGATTGCAATGGAGCTGTGTCATCATCATCTCTAGATCCCTCCACCGGTCATGGAGGGCTTGTTCATAATACAAACGAAAAGAAAGTGACAAACTGGAAActcattttgcaccaaattg GTTTGGATGTTGTTCGAACTGATCGAGCTCTTGCATTTTATGAAAGTGAAATCAATCGGGCAAAACTTTGGAATGTTCTTGCTGTTTATGCTTGGGTCGACAGTGATATTGGATATGTTCAAG GAATGAATGACATATGTTCTCCAATGGTAATACTTTTGGAACACGAAGCTGATGCTTTTTGGTGCTTTGAGCGAGCAATGCGAAAACTG AGGGAAAACTTTAGGTGCACTACAAGTTCAATAGGAGTACAATCTCAACTTCGTACACTCTCCACAATTATCAAAACTATAGACCCTCAACTGCATCAACATCTCG AGGATCTGGATGGTGGGGAGTATTTATTTGCGATTCGTATGCTAATGGTTCTTTTTAGAAGGGAATTCTCATTTATTGATGCTTTATACCTTTGGGAG CTGATATGGGCCATGGAGTACAACCCAAATATATATTCAATGTACGAGGATACAGCTGTAGCTGAGACAGCACTTAAGGTGGATGAGAAGCTACTAATCAAGCAATGTGGTAAATTTGAGAAGGAAAAGGTAAAGACTGGACATGTAGACCATGAGAGTGCTCTTGCTGTTTTTCTTGTTGCAAGCGTGCTAGAGACCAAGAATAAGACCCTTCTGAAGGAGGCCAAGGGACTAGAGGATGTTgtcaag ATTTTGGGTGAGACAACTGGAAAATTAGATGCCAAAAAGGCCTGCAAAGCAGCATTAAAGATTCAAAAGAAGTACCTGACTAAG ACAAAGCAATCATAG
- the LOC104428195 gene encoding TBC1 domain family member 15 isoform X2, which yields MFGCGMILKKSDGVDLNAFYPVRPECSDDSRKTRFKPGKTLSARKWHAAFSEDGQLDVAKVLHRIQRGGVHPSIRGVVWEFLLGCFDPNSTFDERNQLRQQRREQYGIWKAECQKMVPLIGCGRVITSPIKNDNGQQLNADKDCNGAVSSSSLDPSTGHGGLVHNTNEKKVTNWKLILHQIGLDVVRTDRALAFYESEINRAKLWNVLAVYAWVDSDIGYVQGMNDICSPMVILLEHEADAFWCFERAMRKLRENFRCTTSSIGVQSQLRTLSTIIKTIDPQLHQHLEDLDGGEYLFAIRMLMVLFRREFSFIDALYLWELIWAMEYNPNIYSMYEDTAVAETALKVDEKLLIKQCGKFEKEKVKTGHVDHESALAVFLVASVLETKNKTLLKEAKGLEDVVKILGETTGKLDAKKACKAALKIQKKYLTKTKQS from the exons ATGTTTGGTTGCGGGATGATTCTGAAGAAATCTGATGGGGTTGATTTGAACGCATTCTACCCGGTCAGGCCGGAGTGCAGTGATGATTCTCGCAAGACCCGTTTTAAG CCTGGGAAGACGCTGAGCGCGAGGAAGTGGCATGCCGCGTTTTCTGAGGATGGTCAATTGGATGTTGCCAAAGTGCTCCATCGCATCCAACGGGGG GGGGTCCATCCATCAATTAGAGGAGTTGTGTGGGAGTTCCTATTGGGATGCTTTGATCCCAACAGCACCTTTGATGAGAGAAATCAGTTGAGGCAACAAAGGAG AGAGCAGTATGGGATATGGAAAGCAGAATGTCAGAAAATGGTTCCACTGATTGGCTGCGGGAGGGTCATCACCTCACCTATCAAAAATGATAATGGCCAACAATTGAATGCTGATAAGGATTGCAATGGAGCTGTGTCATCATCATCTCTAGATCCCTCCACCGGTCATGGAGGGCTTGTTCATAATACAAACGAAAAGAAAGTGACAAACTGGAAActcattttgcaccaaattg GTTTGGATGTTGTTCGAACTGATCGAGCTCTTGCATTTTATGAAAGTGAAATCAATCGGGCAAAACTTTGGAATGTTCTTGCTGTTTATGCTTGGGTCGACAGTGATATTGGATATGTTCAAG GAATGAATGACATATGTTCTCCAATGGTAATACTTTTGGAACACGAAGCTGATGCTTTTTGGTGCTTTGAGCGAGCAATGCGAAAACTG AGGGAAAACTTTAGGTGCACTACAAGTTCAATAGGAGTACAATCTCAACTTCGTACACTCTCCACAATTATCAAAACTATAGACCCTCAACTGCATCAACATCTCG AGGATCTGGATGGTGGGGAGTATTTATTTGCGATTCGTATGCTAATGGTTCTTTTTAGAAGGGAATTCTCATTTATTGATGCTTTATACCTTTGGGAG CTGATATGGGCCATGGAGTACAACCCAAATATATATTCAATGTACGAGGATACAGCTGTAGCTGAGACAGCACTTAAGGTGGATGAGAAGCTACTAATCAAGCAATGTGGTAAATTTGAGAAGGAAAAGGTAAAGACTGGACATGTAGACCATGAGAGTGCTCTTGCTGTTTTTCTTGTTGCAAGCGTGCTAGAGACCAAGAATAAGACCCTTCTGAAGGAGGCCAAGGGACTAGAGGATGTTgtcaag ATTTTGGGTGAGACAACTGGAAAATTAGATGCCAAAAAGGCCTGCAAAGCAGCATTAAAGATTCAAAAGAAGTACCTGACTAAG ACAAAGCAATCATAG